The segment TGCCCGACATACCAGCAGATCGGCGGCGCTGCCGGCGCCATCCTCCTGGTCTGCCGCATCGTGCAGGGAATCTCGACCGGTGTTGAAGCTCCGCTTTCCACCGCACACGCCGTCGAACTGGTTCCCGTGGGACGCGAAGGCTTCGTCGCCGGGATCATCTCCTTCTTCGTCAACTCGGGCATTCTCCTCGCCTCGCTAGTCAGCTACCTGTGCAGCCTGATGCTGAGCGGGGCTGTCATGGCCGATTGGGGTTGGCGCGTTCCTTTCATCGTGGGCGCAATCTTCGGCTTCGTCGTGGTCTACCTTCGCCGGACCCTCCCGGAAACCATGCGGCCCGAGGAGCTTGCCGAGAACTCCTCGAAGGCTGTTTGGGGCGGGGTGCGCAAGCATTGGCTGAGCGTGCTGGCCATCACCTTCGTCGTTGGGGCGGCGCAAGCCTACAACTACGCCTGGAATACGGGACTGCCCACCGCGGCCCGCAGCGGCTTCAAAGAAGACGCGACCGCGGTCTTCGCCCTCACCACCATTCTTGGCGTGGTGTTGGTTGTCGGCAGCCTGGTGGTCGGCAAATTCGCCGATGGCAAGTCGATTTCCAAGTGGTTCCTGATCACCCGCGCCCTGTCCATTCCGTCGGTCTTCCTTATGCTGATGTACTTCCGTCCGGGCATCGGCGGATTCGCCGCGGTCCTTCTGGGCGGCTCGGTCGTCCTGGTGCTGAACATGACCCTGTACAACGTCGTGACCAGTTCCCTGATGCCCAAATCCTGCCGCGGCGCCGGGACTTCCCTCGGTTACGGAATCGGCGTCGCGATCTTCGGTGGCACGGCCTCTTACCTTCTGGTCTGGCTCCAGTCCATGAATGCATCGTGGATCTTCCCGGTTTACGTCGCAGTGCTGTCTGTGTTGAGCATCGTGTTCTACCTGCTGGCACGGCGGAAGAGCGGCATCTTCATTGGAAGCTAGGAATGCGCCCGGATACGTTCGGCCCAGACCATTGTGGTTCCGGAGGTGCCCGTGATCTCGTTTGACCTCAGTCCGTCCGATGTGGAGCTCTACACCGCGGCCCGTCAACTGCTCCTTACGGCCCATCACGGCGAGAACCATCGTGTGGCCGCCGCCATGCGGGGCGCCTCAGGGGCGATCTACCTTGGCCTTCATGTCGGTTCCAAACGAATCAACGTGTGCGCCGAATCCAGCGCCCTCGCCAACGCCCGCATTGCACAGGAAGCCTCCATTAAGTCGACCGTTGCGGTCAGCATGGACGAACGCGGCGAGCCCCAGGTCACCAATCCTTGTGGCGTTTGCCGGGAGCTGCTTCGGAACTATGGGGCCCAGACGACTGTTCTGGTTGATGCCGGGGGAGAAGTGGGAACAGTCAACCTGGAGGAACTCCTGCCGTATCCCTGGATGCGGGCCACCGAGACCGAATGGACCACCCAGCCGCCAGAAGCCATGAAGACCCACTAAGCGCGACGGAAATGGCCGGCACTCTTTTGAGTCCCGGCCATTTCCGAAGTTCGCCACTATTTGTTGCCGCTATTTGACCAGTTCAGCTATCGCTTGGACGTCAGCATTTTGTGGCCACGTTTACGAACGATGGAGGTGCGGCCCAGCCAATTCCGGACCCGGATCGGCTCTGCCTCGGCAGGGGCTGGGGCGGAGATTCCCGGTACTGGTCCGGATGCCGCCCGACGGTTCGGACACAAGTCCGTGATCAGACCCATTCCCGCACATGCCCGCACTTCGCGGATTCCCAGCACTGCATCGCGCTTGGTCTCAAACTCCTTCGAGACCGCCATGACAGTCCCGTCGGCTGCCTTCAACCGGAACCTGTAGCGTTCCCGGGCATCGACAAACAATTCAAACTTACCTGCCATTCGTTGACCTCCCCAATAGACATATGGTCCTAATGGACCGTACCCGGCGGTCACGAAAATGCAAAGCACCCTTAGTATTTTTAGTGGTGTGCCGCGCAGATGCCGGATTCCGCGGCTTGTGGTTGCCGTATGTGGCGACGCCGTGTAACTTTGGCGATGCGAAGTAACCTTAGTAATACCCGCCACCGCCGGGTCCGCGGTTCAG is part of the Arthrobacter methylotrophus genome and harbors:
- a CDS encoding MFS transporter; this translates as MTDTVVKNGPESARKSRLSPEIRRGLLGLGLGNTLEWYDWMVFGLLSAFIGPKFFPSQDPTAATLNALAVFAVGFAFRPLGGVLLGTFADRIGRRKVMLWSIMMMAITTLVIALCPTYQQIGGAAGAILLVCRIVQGISTGVEAPLSTAHAVELVPVGREGFVAGIISFFVNSGILLASLVSYLCSLMLSGAVMADWGWRVPFIVGAIFGFVVVYLRRTLPETMRPEELAENSSKAVWGGVRKHWLSVLAITFVVGAAQAYNYAWNTGLPTAARSGFKEDATAVFALTTILGVVLVVGSLVVGKFADGKSISKWFLITRALSIPSVFLMLMYFRPGIGGFAAVLLGGSVVLVLNMTLYNVVTSSLMPKSCRGAGTSLGYGIGVAIFGGTASYLLVWLQSMNASWIFPVYVAVLSVLSIVFYLLARRKSGIFIGS
- a CDS encoding YegP family protein — translated: MAGKFELFVDARERYRFRLKAADGTVMAVSKEFETKRDAVLGIREVRACAGMGLITDLCPNRRAASGPVPGISAPAPAEAEPIRVRNWLGRTSIVRKRGHKMLTSKR